TCATCACATCACCTTCAAAAAAAACTCTGCACGCCGCCGAGCAGGATCGCCCTGACGTTGCGGCCGAGCGCGCCGCACTGAAGGCCGAGCAGCCCAAGCTCGATGCGCCGCGCTTGGTATTCATCGACGAGACCGCCGTGACGACCAAGATGGTTCGCCACTACGGTCGCTCTCTTCGAGGGGAGCGCTTGGTCGCCGGCGTGCCGCACGGCCATTGGAAGACACTGACGCTCGTGGCCGCGCTTCGCATCGATGGCCTCACGGCGCCCTATGTCATCGACGGTGCGATGGATGGACCGTCATTCCTCACCTATGTCGAGCAGGTGCTTGTGCCAACATTGTACAAAGGCGACATCGTCTTCATGGACAACCTCCGCACCCACAAGATCGATTGCGTGCGTGAGGCAATCGAGGCGGCCGGTGCGAAGGTGCGCTATCTTCCTGCGTACTCGCCCGACCTCAACCCAATCGAGCAAGCATTCTCGAAGCTGAAGG
This genomic window from Candidatus Saccharimonadia bacterium contains:
- a CDS encoding IS630 family transposase (programmed frameshift) gives rise to the protein MAKGYSKDLRVRAVSMVECGESAREAARLLNVGASTAIRWIDRWRTTGSVDAKPGTGHCRSPLEKHKQWLLDLVGAEPDLTLQEIRARLRSVKKQKAGIGSIWRFYERHHITFKKTLHAAEQDRPDVAAERAALKAEQPKLDAPRLVFIDETAVTTKMVRHYGRSLRGERLVAGVPHGHWKTLTLVAALRIDGLTAPYVIDGAMDGPSFLTYVEQVLVPTLYKGDIVFMDNLRTHKIDCVREAIEAAGAKVRYLPAYSPDLNPIEQAFSKLKAALRKGAARTVQTLLKLIGKLVRKFAPEECANYFR